The DNA region ACACAGCGATTTTTGTGTTGTTACACACCTATGTGTGTGTGTtacacctgtgtgtgtgtgcttgcaCAGCCATTTACATGTGTTACACGTGTGTGTGCTTACACACCCGTTTGTGTGTTACatctgtctctgtgtgtgtttacACACCTGTTTGTGTGTTGTTACACACCTATGTGTGTGTTACACCTGTGTGTGCTTGCACAGCCATTTACATGTGTTACACGTGTGTGTGCTTACACACCTGTTTGTGTGTTACACAAGTCTCAGTGTGTTTACACACCCGTTTTTGTATTACacctgtctgtgtgtgtttacACACCAATTTTTGTGTTGTTACACACCTACTTGTGTGTGTtacacctgtgtgtgtgtgcttgcaCAGCCGTTTACATGTGTTACACGTGTGTGTGCTTACACACCTGCTTGTGTGTGTTacacctgtgtgtgtgcttaCATGTGTGTTTACACATGTATCTGTGCTTACATACCCATTTGTGTGTGGTTACACACCTGTTCGTTTGTGTTACACCTGTTTGTGTGCTTGCACACTTGTTTGTGTGTGCTACACCTGTTTGTGTGTGTTAaacctgtgtctgtgtgtgtgttacaCACCCATTTGTGTGTGTTTACACACTTGTTTGTGCGTGTTACACacctgtttgtgtgtgtttacacacctgtctgtgtgtgttacacctgtgtgtgtgttacaCACCCGTTTGTGTGTGTTTACACGCCTGTGTGTGTTACACCTGTTTGTGTGTTACTCCTGTCTGTGTGTTACACacctgtttgtgtgtgtttacatacctgtctgtgtgtgttacacctgtctgtgtgtgttacacctgtctgtgtgtgttacacacctgtttgtgtgtgtttacacacctgtctgtgtgtgttacacctgtctgtgtgtgttacacctgtctgtgtgtgttacacacctgtttgtgtgtgtttacaCACCTGTCTGTGTGTGTTACACCAGTCTGTGTGTGCTTGCACACCCATTTCTCTGTGTTCACACACATGTGCAAGCACATGGCCCCGGGCCAGGGGCTGCCGCAGGGCGTGGGCAGCCTGGGGttggtgccagccctgtcccctccgtgtccccaCACCGGGCAGGGTGGCTGcaggggtccctgtgcccatgccAGCACCCCTcatgggctgccctggcaggcagcaggtgACACCGAGCCCatgctgggggacacaggggtggcagtgccaggctgctgccatcccctgtcctgcagcaggtgaCACCGAGCCCAtgctgggggacacgggggtggcagtgccaggctgcctccgtcccctgtcctgcagcaggtgaCACCGAGCCCAtgctgggggacacgggggtggcagtgccaggctgctgccatcccctgtcctgcagcaggtgaCACCGAGCCCAtgctgggggacacgggggtggcagtgccaggctgctgccatcccctgtcctgcagcaggtgaCACCGAGCCCAtgctgggggacacgggggtggcagtgccaggctgctgccatcccctgtcctgcagcaggtgaCACCGAGCCCAtgctgggggacacgggggtggcagtgccaggctgctgccatcccctgtcctgcagcaggtgaCACCGAGCCCAtgctgggggacacgggggtggcagtgccaggctgctgccatcccctgtcctgcagcaggtgaCACCGAGCCCAtgctgggggacacgggggtggcagtgccaggctgctgccgtcccctgtcctgcagcaggtgaCACCGAGCCCAtgctgggggacacgggggtggcagtgccacgctgctgccatcccctgtcctgcagcaggtgaCACCGAGCCCAtgctgggggacacgggggtggcagtgccaggctgctgccgtcccctgtcctgcagctccgTCTCTCTCCCGCAGGACCATGGTGAACGCGGCTTTCACGGAGATCCGGGAGGCGGCTTTCGCCCACATCCCCTCCCTGCAGTTCCTGTAGGTGCCCCCCTGGTGCCCCCCTCGGTGCCCCCCTCggtgcccaccctgcccagcccggcGCTGACGCCTCCCCCCTCTCTTTGCAGCCTCCTCAACTCCAACAAGTTCACGCTGATCGGGGACAACGCCTTTGCCGGGCTCTCGCACCTGCAGTACCTGTGTGTGACAccgggacagggaggggacagggaggggacacgggggagcCTCGGGATGGCCCCGTCACTGTCTGCTCCCGTTCCAGGTTCATAGAGAACAACGACATCCAGGCGCTCTCAAAGGCCACTTTCCGCGGGCTCAAGTCCCTGACACACCTGTGAGCACCTGGGGGACACTGCGGGGGTGGCCCTGTCCCTTCATCGCTGTCAGGGACGTGTCACCCCCACAACCCTTCTTGTCCCCAGCTCCTTGGCCAACAACAACCTGCAGACGCTGCCACGGGATCTCTTCAAGCCGCTGGACATCCTGAGTGACCTGTGAGGCTGCCACAGCACCGGGGACACCGGGCTGGGAGGGGGTGACAGCtcaggggctggcactggggcaggGTGTGGTGTGCTGGGGGTGACTCGGGGCCATTCCTGGCAGGGACCTCCAGGACactgggctggggagagggtGACACACcagtgggtgctgggggtgatGGTGCCATCCTTGGCAGGGATCCCCAGCACACTGAGCTGGGGAGAGGTGACATcctggtgggtgctgggggtgacTTGGGGCCATCCCTGTCACAAACTCTGGGACACTGAGCTGGGGAGAGGTGACATcctggtgggtgctgggggtggcTCGGGGCCCTTCCTGGAACGAGCTCTGGGACACTGACCTGGGGAGAGGTGACATCCTGGTGGGTACTGGGGGTGGCTCGGGGTCATCGCTGGCagagagccctgggacactgagtGGGAAGAGGGTGACACAGCAGTGAGTTCTGGGGGTGACTCGGTGCCATCCCTGGCAGGGACCCCTGGGACATTGAGCTGGGGAGAGGTGACATCCTGGTGGGTGCTGGTGccatccctgggatgggacATTGAGCTGGGGAGAGGTGACATCCTGGTGGGTGCTGGTGccatccctgggatgggacATTGAGCTGGGGAGAGGTGACATCCTGGTGGGTGCTGGTGccatccctgggatgggacATTGAGCTGGGGAGAGGTGACATCCTGGTGGGTGCTGGTGccatccctgggatgggacATTGAGCTGGGGTGAGGTGACATCCCGGTGGGTGTTGGTGCCATCCCTGGCAGGGACCCCTGGGACACTGAGCTGGGGTGAGGTGACATCCTGGTGGGTGCTGGTGCCATCCCTGGCAGGGACCCCTGGGACACTGAGGTGGGGTGAGGTGACATCCTGGTGGGTGCTGGGTGCGACTCGGTGCCATCCCTGGCAGGGACCTCCGTGGCAACTCGCTGGCCTGTGACTGCAAGATCAAGTGGCTGGtggagtggctggagagcaccaacaccACGGTCCCCGCCATCTTCtgcagcagccccgggcagTTCGAGGGACAGCGGATCCGGGACCTGGCACTCGGTGACTTCCAGTGCATCACCACGGGTAAGGCAGCACCGCTGTGAGGGTGCTCGCAGGGCtccgaggatgagggaagagatgaggatctgactccgtgtttcaggaggttgatttattattttatgatatatattacatgaaaactatgctaaaagaatagaagaaaggatttcatcagaaggccagctaagaatagaaaaagaaggaatgataacaaaggtttgtggcttggacagagagtctgagccagctgggctgtgattggccattaattagaaacaaccacatgagagcaatcccagatgcacctgttgcattccacagcagcagataaccattggttacattttgttcccgaggcctctcagcttcttaggagaaaaatcctaaggaaaggatttttcataaaagatgtccgTGACACATCGCCACCTGCCACCTGTCACTTGTCACCTCACTCTGGGTGTTCAGACCTTCACTgccacctctccctgctccagatTTTGTGATGCACCAGGTCCTGCCCTTCCAGGCGGTGTCGGCCGAGCCCTTCACCTACGCCAGTGACCTGTAcgtggccctggcccagcccagcgccagcagctgctccatcctcaaGTGGGACTATGTGGAGCGCAAACTCCGCGACTTCGACCGCATCCCCGGTGAGGAATCGGGCTGGGGGTCCCCTCCTGGGCCGGGACCCTCTTTGGGGTGCCCTGGCCCGGTGTGACTCTGTGTTCTGTCCCCAGCTCACTCGGCGGTGCACTGCAAGCCCATCGTGGCGCAGGAGCAGCTCTACGTGGTGGTGGCGCAGCTCTTTGGCGGCTCCTACATCTACCGCTGGGACACGGCCGTGGACAAGTTCATCAAGATCCAGGACATCGACAGCCAGAAGATCCGCAAGCCCAACGACATCGAGGCCTTCCAGATCGAGGGCGACTGGTACTTCGTCATCGCCGACAGCTCCAAGGCGGGCTCCACCAGCCTCTACCGCCTCAACCAGAACGGCTTCTACTCCCACCAAGCCCTGCACGCCTGGCACCGCGACACCGACGTGGAGTACGTGGAGAACGACGGCAAACCCCGGCTGAtcatctccagcagctcccaggcgCCCGTCATCTACCAGTGGAGCCGGGCTCAGAAGCAATTCGTGCCTCAGGGAGAGGTGGGCGAGATGCTGGATGTGCAGATGGTCAAACACTTCAGGGCCAAGCGGGAGCAGTTCCTGTGCCTCAGCCGCTACATCGGCGACTCCAAGGTGGTGCGCTGGGAAGGGCAGCGCTTCGTGGAGGTGCAGACGCTGCCGTCCCGCGGCTCCATGGTGATGCAGCCCTTCGCCGTGGGCCAGCGGCAGTACCTGGCGCTGGGCAGCGACTTCTCCTTCACCCACGTCTACCTGTGGGAAGAGGAGAAGCAGAAATTCGCCAAGTTCCAGGAGCTGTCGGTGCAGGCGCCGCGGGCGTTCCGGGCCGTGCCGGCGGCCGacgtgcagctgctgctggcgcCCAGCTTCAAGGCCAACACGCTGGTGTACCGGCACGTGGTGGTGGACCTCAGCCTGTAGCTGGCACCCCGAGAGCCACCGGACATGCATGAGCCCGCCACCCCTTGTCCCACCCCCTGCGATGGCCCTCCACCTTCACCCAGCCCCAcggtgcctcagtttccccacggTGCTCCCGGGTTCACGCTGTGGGACGCcccttgtgctgcagagctgcaccccTGGGGGGGTGgacagggtttggggggggtcttGGGTTTGGGAGCTGGGGGTAGGAAAGGAGGGGGGACAGCGAGCAGGGATGTGGCAGGAGGGGTGGGGGGTTCCCAGGACGCTGAGGGGCTTTGGGATGGTCCAAAGTGGGTGGGATGGGCAAGGTGGATGTGGTGGGATGGCCTAGGGAGGATGGGGTGCTCTGAGGTGGGTGCAGATGGGATGCTGAGGATGATGATGGGGTGCTGAGGATGATGATGGGGTGCTCCAGGATGCAGGTGGGATGCTGAGGATGCTGATGGGGTGCTCCAGGATGCAGGTGGGATGCTGAGGATGATGATGGGGTGCTCCAGGATGCAGGTGGGATGCTGAGGATGATGATGGGGTGCTCCAGGATGCTCTGAGGATGATGCTGGGATGCTGAGGATGATGATGGGGTGCTCCAGGATGCTCTGAGGATGATGCTGGGATGGTGAGGATGATGATGGGGTGCTCCAAGGCCAGCAGGATGCCCCGAGGATGATGATGGGATGCTCCAGGATGCCCCAAGGATGATGATTGGTTGCTCCAAGGCCAGCGGGATGCCCTGAGGATGATGATGGGATGCTCCAGGATGCAGATGGGATGCTGAGGATGATGCTGGGTTGCTCCAAGGCCAGCAGGATGCCCCGAGGATGATGATGGGATGCTCCAGGATGCTCTGAGGTGGATGAAGCAGTGGACAGAGGAATGCTccaggccagcagctcctgtccctctcCATGCATGCCCAGCAGCTCCCCGTGCCCACGGCCCCGCTGCCAGGCAGGACCCAGCGTGCCAGGGGCGTGTCCGTGCCCACCAACCCCCCAATAAACGCactgtgtcccccagccctgcccgtgTGTCCTTCGGGTGGtgccaccacctccaccccacATTCTGTAccctcagggagagagaatTCCTCATTTTAGGGTgcacatggggttttttccagcagAAACCTCGTCCCACCTCAGTGCCCGCTCCACCCCACATTCTGTTCCCTCAGGGAGAGGGAATTCCTCCTTTTAGGGTgcacatggggttttttccagcagAAACCTCAGCTCACCTCGGTGCGCCCTTCATCCCACAATCTGCTGTCCCAGGGAGAGGGAATTCCTCATTTTTAGGGCACCCGTGGGGTTTTTATCAGCAGAAACCTCATCCCAGCTCAGTGCTTGCTCCATTCAACACTCTGCTTCCCCAGGGAGAGGGAATTCCTCATTTTTGGGTgcacatggggttttttccagcagAAACCTCGTCCCACCTCAGTGCCCGCTCCATCCCACATTCTGTTCCCTCAGGGAGAGGAAATTCCTCCTTTTAGGGTgcacatggggttttttccagcagAAACCTCAGCCCACCTTGGTACCTGCTTCATCCCACATTCTGCTGCCCCAGGGAGAGGAAATTCCTCATTTTTGGatgcccctggccctgcattTGGTGTTTTTTCCAGCAGAAACCTCATCCCGCCTTGGTTCCTGCTCCATCTGACATTCTGCTCCCCCAGGGAGAAGGAATTCCTTATCTTGTGTGCTCCTGGCCCCacatgtggggttttttccggCAGAAACCTCGTCCCACCTCAGTGCCACATTCTGCTCCCCAGGGAGAGGGAATTCCACATTTTTAGGGCGcccatggggttttttcaggCAGAAACCTCATCCCACCTCAGTGCCTGACATTCTactgccccagggacagggaattCCTCATTTTAGGGTGAACATGAGGTTTTTTCCAGCAGAAAccctggcccagctcagtgCTTGTTCCATCCAAcactctgctcctccagggagAGGGAATTCCTCATTTTTGGGTGCTTCTGACCCCatatatgtttttttttccagcagaaacCCTGTCCCACCTTGGTACCTGCTTCATCCAACATTCTGCTTCCCCAGGGAGAGGAAATTCCTCATTTTTGGGTGCTTCTGACCCCatatatgggtttttttttccagcagaaacCCTGTCCCACCTTGGTACATGTTTCATCCCACATTCTGCTTCCCCAGGGAGAGGGAATTCCTCATTTTTgggtgctccaggccctgctcttggtgtttttttccagcagaaacCTCAGTGCCCACCTCAGTGCTTGCTCCATTCAACATTCTCCTCCACCAGGGAGAAGGAATTCCTCATTTTTGGGTTCTCCTGACCCTacagatgggtttttttccaacaaAATCCTTGGCCCACCTTGGTGCATGACATTCTGCTTCCCCAGAGAGAaggaatttcctcatttttgggtgcacatggggttttttccagcagAAACCCCATCCCACCTTGGTACCTGGTTCATCCCACATTCTGCTGCCCCAGGGAGAGGAAATTCCTCATTTTTGGGTGCTTCTGACCTGACATGTGGAGTTTTTTCCTGAGCCCACCACAGTGCCCGCTCCATCTGATATTCTGCTCTCCCAGGGAGAGggaatttcctcatttttgggtgcctgtggggttttttccagcagaaagcTCCTCCCACCTCGGTGCCGGCTCAATCCAACATTCTGCTGCCCCAAGGAGAGGGAAATCCTCATTTTTgggtgctccaggccctgcacttGGTATTTTATTCCAGCAGAAACCTTGGCCCACCTCAGTGCCCACTCTATCCAACATTCTGCAACCCCAGGGAGAGggaatttcctcatttttgggtgcctgtggggttttttccagcagAAACCTCCTCCCACCTCGGTGCCGGCTCAATCCAACATTCTGCTGCCCCAAGGAGAGGGAAATCCTCATTTTGGGGTGCTCCAGGGCCTCCAcgtgggtttttgggtttttctcacCAGGTGGGAAGCAGGAGGTGTTTCCCCAGGGAGGGGAGTTCCTGCTGGACTGGTTTTCCAGGGGAGCCTTTCCCTGGTTGCCGGGTGGATAAATATGCATGTGAAAAACCAGCAATTAAGAGCACAAATAAAGATCCTCTGCAGGTAACAGCAGCCCCGGGGGCACGGATGGGTTTGGGGAGCGGGGATGGCTTCTCCAGGGCATTGCCACCTggccctgcctcagtttccctggcAGGAAAAAGCAGATTTGAACGCACGGGGAGCAGTGCAGGAGGGTTCTGGCACTTCCATGGTGGTGGCTGTGACTGgggtggggaatttggggaaccctgggtcagttttggggctgcagggctcggAGAGGTGAATCAAGCAGATTTTAGTTTTTTGGGAGCATCTTTCAGGGCTCCACTCTTACACTCATCGTCCTTTAGGGCACCAAAAAAGCATCACATCCCCTCCagacccaaaaaaaccccttaaacaCCAATCAGAGGGGCTCTGCCCTCTTTTCCCTACCAGTTTCTTGATTTAAAAATGGTctgttttaatatataaaaatatatgtattagGGAATTAATTTTTATGCTTTAAAGAGCATTTAATGTAGTGATATTCAATATATATGGGGAATTTTAAACACGACATTTTTATGTATGTTTAGGATATTTATTGAAATGTAATATGTAcatatataattaaaatattgatataatatatcaatatatattatatatgttgATATACCATATATGATACATAATCAATATATACTATATtgatattatatataaaatataatatactatataattattataactATATCAATAATTACAATATATATGTGAATGATTACAATATtgttatattaatatattatatacattataGATGAtattatattttacatattatattatatattatatattatacatattatgtatgtataatataaatatatagatatatcaatatatattgatataatacatatttatataatatgtattatataaatatattgatatttaatatatttaggcaatttataaaatgtttttattttatgaagCTGCGGCTCACCGCTTCACCCGTGGGTCACTTTTAAGGGGCCCTGTTGCCCTTTTAAAAGGCTCTGTTGCCCTTTTAAGGGCATTGCCCTTTTAAGAAGCTCCGTTGCCCTTTTAAGACCATTGCCCTTTTAAGAGCGGCCGGTGGGGCCCGGACCGCGCCTGCGCGGCTCGGTTGCTGCAACTTTCAACTTTTGGGATTCGCTCCCTCGGGGTtcggggggaatttggggggatttgggagctccCGGGGGcgcagcaccgcccctcccgcCCAGCACCCCCCGGCCCTTCAGCCCCGGCCGCACCATGGTGTCCTGGATCCTCAGCCGGGTGATTGAGTGAGTGGGGTCCGGGCggaggggggcgggggggggtcAAAGGGATCCCCTATTCCCGGCCCCCCATTCCCGGTCCCTCATTCCCCCCGTTCATTAACGGGGATCCCCGTGCTGGGCCCGCAGCAGGGACTCCTCGGAGAGGCCCCCGGCGGGGTAACCCTAAATTTTCCTGTGGGGGTAACCAACACCGCCCCCCCAACCATGCCACCCCCCAGAATGggtccctgagctgctgctgggcctcCCTGCCCggcctgggcagggtgggcacgGCTGGGGTGCCCTGCACCGCCCATGGGTGGGGGTCCCCTGAAGAGGCCCTGCCCTATCCGGGGgggtccctgctctgagggtgCCCCCATTTCCTGACGGGGTCTCCGCTCTGAGGGTTCTCCCGTTTTCTGGCCGGGTCTCTGTTGTAAGAGTCCCCCCATTCTCTGGTGGGGTCTCTGCTCAGAGGGTCCCCCCATTCCCTGGTGGGGTCTCTGCTCAGAGGGTCCCCCCATTCCCTGGTGGGGTCTCTGCTCAGAGGGTCCCCCCATTCCCTGGCGGGGTCTCTGCCCGCAGGGTGCCCCCATTTCCTTGCGGGGTCTCTGCCCGCAGGGTGCCCCCATTTCCTGGCGGGGTCTGCTCAGAGGGTCCCTGCCCAGAGGGCCCCCCCGCCATTTCCTGGCGGAGTCTCTGCTCTGAGGGTTCCTCCGTTTCCTAGCGGGGTCTTTGCCCACAGGGTGCCCCCATT from Agelaius phoeniceus isolate bAgePho1 chromosome 30, bAgePho1.hap1, whole genome shotgun sequence includes:
- the LGI3 gene encoding leucine-rich repeat LGI family member 3 — protein: MELRRGRRMPREQLPARLLLLLLLAVAWLWLPAEGRRPPRPPPCPPSCSCTRDTAFCVDSKAVPKNLPPEVISLTMVNAAFTEIREAAFAHIPSLQFLLLNSNKFTLIGDNAFAGLSHLQYLFIENNDIQALSKATFRGLKSLTHLSLANNNLQTLPRDLFKPLDILSDLDLRGNSLACDCKIKWLVEWLESTNTTVPAIFCSSPGQFEGQRIRDLALGDFQCITTDFVMHQVLPFQAVSAEPFTYASDLYVALAQPSASSCSILKWDYVERKLRDFDRIPAHSAVHCKPIVAQEQLYVVVAQLFGGSYIYRWDTAVDKFIKIQDIDSQKIRKPNDIEAFQIEGDWYFVIADSSKAGSTSLYRLNQNGFYSHQALHAWHRDTDVEYVENDGKPRLIISSSSQAPVIYQWSRAQKQFVPQGEVGEMLDVQMVKHFRAKREQFLCLSRYIGDSKVVRWEGQRFVEVQTLPSRGSMVMQPFAVGQRQYLALGSDFSFTHVYLWEEEKQKFAKFQELSVQAPRAFRAVPAADVQLLLAPSFKANTLVYRHVVVDLSL